A genomic stretch from Lathyrus oleraceus cultivar Zhongwan6 chromosome 2, CAAS_Psat_ZW6_1.0, whole genome shotgun sequence includes:
- the LOC127120748 gene encoding phosphoglycerate mutase-like protein AT74H has protein sequence MSRIAFKYIMSIAIATLPLSASQPKHLKIKSNPISKYSKTNKTYLVLIQCCHNQTESIDSLNNNNGHARFPEKNPLINPLVASTFGAVPPRPRRIILVRHGESEGNVDESVYTRVPDPKIGLTNKGKVQAEECGQRIKNMIQKDGDENWQLYFYVSPYRRTLETLQSLARPFERSRIAGFREEPRIREQDFGNFQNRELMKVEKAQRHLYGRFFYRFPNGESAADVYDRITGFRETLRADINIGRYQPPGEKNFDVNLVIVSHGLTLRVFLMRWYKWTVEQFEGLNNFGNGGELVMEKGYGGRYSLLMHHDEQELREFGLTDEMLIDQEWHKIARPAELNYDCPMVNSFFPHLHQETSNTQSL, from the exons ATGAGTAGAATTGCATTCAAGTATATCATGAGCATTGCCATAGCAACACTACCTCTCTCAGCATCTCAACCAAAACACCTTAAAATCAAATCCAATCCTATTTCTAAGTATTCTAAGACAAACAAAACATACTTAGTACTAATCCAATGTTGTCACAACCAAACAGAATCCATAGATTCACTTAACAACAACAATGGACATGCCAGGTTTCCAGAGAAAAATCCTCTCATAAACCCTTTAGTAGCCTCCACTTTTGGGGCAGTACCTCCAAGGCCTAGAAGAATAATCCTTGTTAGACATGGAGAGAGTGAAGGAAACGTGGATGAGAGTGTTTACACAAGGGTACCTGATCCTAAAATAGGCCTAACCAACAAAGGAAAAGTTCAAGCAGAGGAATGTGGTCAAAGAATCAAGAACATGATTCAGAAAGATGGTGATGAAAATTGGCAACTCTACTTTTATGTGTCTCCATATAGAAGAACTCTTGAAACTTTGCAAAGCTTGGCTCGTCCTTTTGAACGCTCCAGAATTGCTGGTTTTAGAGAAGAGCCTCGCATTCGAGAACAAGATTTCG GGAATTTTCAAAATAGAGAGTTGATGAAAGTTGAAAAGGCGCAACGACATCTTTATGGTCGATTCTTTTATCGATTTCCAAATGGAGAATCCGCGGCTGATGTATATGATAGAATCACAG GGTTTAGAGAAACACTACGAGCCGATATTAATATCGGACGATATCAGCCTCCGGGGGAGAAGAATTTTGATGTGAACTTGGTGATCGTGTCGCACGGTCTAACACTTAGAGTTTTTCTCATGAGGTGGTATAAGTGGACAGTTGAACAGTTTGAAGGTCTCAATAACTTTGGAAATGGAGGTGAGCTTGTCATGGAAAAGGGTTATGGTGGAAG GTATAGTTTACTGATGCATCACGATGAACAAGAGTTAAGAGAATTTGGATTGACGGATGAAATGTTGATTGATCAAGAATG GCATAAAATTGCAAGGCCTGCTGAACTGAATTACGATTGTCCAATGGTGAATTCGTTCTTTCCTCATCTTCATCAAGAAACAAGCAACACCCAAAGTTTGTAG